The following are encoded together in the Panthera leo isolate Ple1 chromosome B4, P.leo_Ple1_pat1.1, whole genome shotgun sequence genome:
- the CDKN1B gene encoding cyclin-dependent kinase inhibitor 1B, which produces MSNVRVSNGSPSLERMDARQAEYPKPSACRNLFGPVNHEELTRDLEKHCRDMEEASQRKWNFDFQNHKPLEGKYEWQEVEKGSLPEFYYRPPRPPKGACKVPAQESQDVSGNRQAVPLIGSQANTEDTHLVDQKTDTSDNQTGLAEQCPGIRKRPATDDSSPQNKRANRTEENVSDGSPNAGSVEQTPKKPGLRRRQT; this is translated from the exons ATGTCAAACGTGCGAGTGTCTAACGGGAGCCCGAGCCTGGAGCGGATGGACGCCAGACAGGCGGAGTACCCCAAGCCCTCCGCCTGCAGGAACCTCTTCGGCCCGGTCAACCACGAAGAGTTGACCCGGGACTTGGAGAAGCACTGCAGAGACATGGAAGAGGCAAGCCAGCGCAAGTGGAATTTTGATTTCCAGAATCACAAGCCCCTGGAGGGCAAATACGAGTGGCAAGAGGTGGAAAAGGGCAGCTTGCCCGAGTTCTACTACAGACCCCCGCGGCCACCCAAAGGCGCCTGCAAGGTGCCGGCGCAGGAGAGCCAGGATGTCAGCGGGAACCGCCAGGCGGTGCCTTTAATTGGGTCTCAGGCAAACACAGAGGACACACATTTGGTAGACCAAAAGACTGATACATCGGACAACCAGACGGGGTTAGCGGAGCAGTGCCCTGGGATAAGGAAGCGACCTGCTACAGATG ATTCCTCTCCTCAAAACAAAAGAGCcaacagaacagaagaaaatgtctCAGACGGTTCCCCGAACGCGGGTTCAGTGGAGCAGACGCCCAAGAAGCCTGGCCTGAGAAGACGTCAAACGTAA